A part of Geothermobacter hydrogeniphilus genomic DNA contains:
- a CDS encoding transglutaminase-like domain-containing protein yields the protein MERSTFLQPGEFVDSDSHAVRDFAHIIAGDAASPIDQAVNLYYAVRDGIRYTPYLDFTDVENYRASSVLGRGFGFCISKASLLAACCRVMGLPARLGFADVRNHLTTPRLRELNGGDLMRWHAFTEILLDGRWVKATPAFNLELCTRFRVKPLEFDGREDSIFHPYDVDQRRHLEYVHDRGVYADVPFEEILTTFRRHSPKLLGGPVDGDFAAEAEQN from the coding sequence ATGGAACGTTCGACCTTTCTTCAGCCGGGCGAATTTGTTGACTCGGACAGTCATGCGGTCCGGGACTTTGCCCATATCATTGCCGGCGACGCCGCCAGCCCCATTGACCAGGCCGTAAACCTCTATTACGCAGTGCGGGACGGAATCCGCTACACCCCCTATCTTGATTTCACCGATGTGGAAAACTATCGGGCCAGCAGTGTCCTCGGCAGGGGCTTCGGATTCTGCATCTCCAAGGCGTCCCTGTTGGCGGCCTGCTGTCGCGTCATGGGGCTCCCGGCCCGTCTCGGGTTTGCCGATGTCAGAAATCACCTCACCACGCCACGACTGAGGGAGCTTAACGGCGGCGACCTGATGCGTTGGCATGCCTTTACGGAAATTCTGCTGGATGGGCGCTGGGTCAAGGCGACCCCGGCCTTCAATCTCGAGCTCTGTACCCGCTTCCGGGTCAAACCGCTGGAGTTCGATGGCCGCGAGGATTCGATTTTTCATCCTTACGACGTTGATCAGCGCAGGCACCTGGAATATGTCCACGATCGGGGCGTGTATGCAGATGTGCCCTTTGAGGAGATTCTGACCACCTTTCGTCGTCATAGCCCGAAACTGCTGGGTGGCCCTGTCGATGGAGATTTTGCCGCCGAGGCTGAACAGAACTAG
- a CDS encoding aldehyde ferredoxin oxidoreductase C-terminal domain-containing protein translates to MDIRARVDRLVERMQEQPQYPTQGAVLFVDLERRESRRAYLPVEVVKTFLGGRGGNMFLLYNLLDAGLDPLDPGVPLIFGAGILTANMPSATRGNVTSRSPESRAILDSNAGDYFPAFLKRHGYDHLVLYGRNSQWTLLKIDRDQVDFVDATRYRGMNNIAFTAAIECDFACTEQKDMAMARISSAGENRVLCSGIMAGQKSIWARGGGGAKMGSLNLKAILLLGKPPEFDLTADYKRQNREIGKKILSASVVQNALKKVGTPFLYKPSRVLGAMGTKNNQETTWHDSLDADNFDPYRPNMSGCYKCPVCCRANNDMLPGGKGGWGASALTGIAGNASYDKDQSTLEHHKQRTYNGINNDGVFDQYDKGEGPEYIIVGKFGPNIGIKEPEQVLRLNNIINDLALDASSCGSAIAWAMELYQRGIIDQEDTGGLELTWGNYPVIEQLLFMTAKREGFGDTIACSSRAVEQGRYPAEALDYCMASKGLFQSDPHDARILKAFALGLAVATRGMDHLRNRATLEINARINDDAAFKTALYGGVVAPQPTSYEGKEYAVRRCENTFAAGDAVGMCRFNTKLFNSPSTPDLELFAGQIRGLTGMTLSGDDLDEIGRNIIGLERMLNFSFGLRAQDDTLPRRWFEEPITVGPFKGEKVDRERFEELKQRFYRLTGLNSEGLPAPDWHAKLSRVATGFCVQVKLPQPLPGAPEGVVIIDQPVSDLGQLRAELQRRLPEAAEQLQDRSWNIAINGNMVLSDEDQAPVPDGSEVTLLPIIAGG, encoded by the coding sequence ATGGATATCAGAGCGCGGGTTGATCGACTTGTTGAACGGATGCAGGAACAACCGCAGTACCCGACCCAGGGTGCGGTGCTGTTCGTCGACCTGGAACGCCGCGAGAGTCGGCGCGCCTACCTGCCGGTGGAGGTGGTCAAGACCTTCCTCGGCGGGCGCGGCGGCAATATGTTCCTGCTCTACAATCTGCTGGATGCGGGGCTCGATCCCCTCGACCCCGGGGTGCCGCTGATCTTCGGCGCCGGGATCCTGACCGCCAATATGCCGAGCGCCACCCGCGGCAATGTCACCAGCCGCTCACCGGAAAGCCGGGCGATTCTCGACAGCAATGCCGGCGACTACTTTCCCGCCTTTCTCAAGCGCCACGGCTATGACCACCTGGTACTTTACGGGCGCAATTCGCAGTGGACGCTGCTGAAGATTGACCGGGACCAGGTCGACTTCGTCGATGCCACCCGCTATCGCGGCATGAACAATATCGCGTTCACGGCGGCGATCGAATGCGATTTTGCCTGCACAGAACAGAAGGATATGGCCATGGCGCGCATCAGCAGCGCCGGGGAGAACCGGGTGCTGTGCAGCGGTATCATGGCCGGGCAGAAATCGATCTGGGCGCGCGGCGGCGGCGGCGCCAAGATGGGGAGCCTCAACCTCAAGGCGATCCTGCTGCTCGGCAAGCCGCCCGAGTTCGATCTCACGGCCGACTACAAGCGGCAAAACCGCGAGATCGGCAAGAAGATCCTCTCCGCCAGCGTGGTGCAGAACGCCCTGAAGAAGGTCGGCACGCCGTTCCTCTACAAGCCGAGCCGGGTCCTCGGCGCCATGGGCACCAAGAACAACCAGGAGACCACCTGGCACGACAGCCTCGACGCCGACAATTTCGATCCCTACCGACCGAACATGAGCGGCTGCTACAAGTGTCCGGTCTGCTGCCGGGCCAACAACGACATGCTGCCCGGCGGCAAGGGGGGCTGGGGCGCCAGCGCCCTGACCGGCATCGCCGGCAACGCCAGCTACGACAAAGACCAGAGCACGCTGGAGCATCACAAGCAGCGGACCTACAACGGCATCAACAACGACGGGGTCTTCGACCAGTACGACAAGGGAGAAGGGCCGGAATACATTATCGTCGGCAAGTTCGGTCCCAACATCGGCATCAAGGAGCCGGAACAGGTCTTGAGGCTCAACAACATCATCAATGATCTCGCCCTCGACGCCTCCAGCTGCGGCAGCGCCATCGCCTGGGCGATGGAACTCTACCAGCGCGGCATCATCGATCAGGAAGATACCGGTGGCCTGGAACTGACCTGGGGCAATTATCCGGTCATCGAGCAGCTGCTGTTCATGACCGCGAAGCGGGAAGGTTTCGGCGACACCATCGCCTGCTCCAGTCGGGCGGTGGAGCAGGGCAGGTACCCGGCCGAGGCACTTGACTACTGCATGGCTTCCAAGGGGCTGTTCCAGTCCGATCCCCACGACGCCCGCATTCTCAAGGCCTTCGCCCTCGGTCTGGCGGTTGCCACCCGCGGCATGGATCACCTGCGCAACCGCGCCACCCTGGAGATCAATGCCCGCATCAACGACGATGCCGCCTTCAAGACCGCCCTCTACGGCGGCGTGGTGGCACCGCAGCCGACCTCCTACGAGGGCAAGGAATACGCCGTGCGGCGCTGCGAGAATACCTTCGCTGCCGGCGACGCGGTCGGCATGTGCCGCTTCAACACCAAGCTGTTCAATTCGCCGTCAACCCCCGACCTGGAACTCTTCGCCGGGCAGATCAGGGGATTGACCGGAATGACCCTGAGCGGGGACGACCTGGACGAGATCGGCCGCAACATCATCGGACTGGAGCGGATGCTCAACTTCAGCTTCGGCCTGCGGGCGCAGGATGATACCCTGCCGCGGCGCTGGTTCGAGGAGCCGATCACGGTCGGTCCGTTCAAGGGGGAGAAGGTCGACCGGGAGCGGTTCGAAGAGCTGAAGCAGCGTTTCTACCGGCTCACCGGACTCAATTCAGAAGGGCTCCCGGCTCCCGACTGGCACGCGAAACTCTCCCGGGTTGCAACCGGTTTCTGCGTTCAGGTCAAACTGCCGCAGCCGCTGCCCGGGGCGCCGGAAGGGGTGGTGATCATCGATCAGCCGGTCAGCGACCTCGGCCAGTTGCGGGCCGAACTGCAGCGCCGGCTCCCGGAGGCCGCGGAGCAGTTGCAGGATCGTTCCTGGAATATCGCCATCAACGGCAACATGGTCCTCTCCGACGAAGACCAGGCTCCGGTGCCGGACGGCAGCGAGGTGACCTTGCTGCCGATCATTGCCGGGGGGTGA
- a CDS encoding cysteine-rich CWC family protein: protein MTAKTCPICKQDNNCGLHADAGPCWCVEVEVPGALIDLVPPELQRKACICLSCIEAFTEDPKLFAARYAG from the coding sequence ATGACCGCCAAAACCTGTCCCATCTGCAAGCAGGACAACAATTGCGGGCTGCACGCCGATGCCGGTCCCTGCTGGTGTGTCGAGGTGGAGGTTCCGGGCGCGTTGATTGACCTGGTTCCGCCGGAGCTGCAGCGCAAGGCCTGTATCTGTCTTTCTTGTATCGAGGCGTTTACGGAGGATCCGAAGCTGTTTGCCGCGCGTTACGCGGGATAG